From the genome of Vibrio porteresiae DSM 19223, one region includes:
- the ggt gene encoding gamma-glutamyltransferase — protein MQWMMKWLALSGLAITSTAYAVGQATDAFAPEQSTGTEHKSLVTSKHWMVNAANPHASEVGAQIMREGGNAIDAMVSMQLMLGLVEPQSSGIGGGAFMVYWDAKKQKLTSFDGRETAPLDAKPSLFLDEKGEPLKFYDAVVGGRSVGTPGVVKLLWETHQRYGKLPWEKLIEPIAKVAENGFKISPRLAQLIAGDQEKLSRYPDTRRYFFNADGSPKTEGTLLKNPEYAATLKAIAKGGADAFYQGKIAQDIVEHVQTAKGNPGVLSQKDFDTYQVKQREPVCTGYESYDICGMGPPTSGGMTVGQIVAMTQYFDLPKWGPNDARSWQVIADASRLAFADRDQYIADEDYVPVPKEGLLNRDYLKQRAELIQPGKALTKVEPGKPEWQQAQVRSPDESIELPCTSHFNIIDRDGNVVSMTTSVENVFGSRLMVHGFILNNELTDFSFRTQVDGKPVANRVEPGKRPRSSMSPMIILHDKKPYMAIGSPGGSRIIGYVAESLVAHLAWGMDIQQAVSLPHILNRFGQMEIEKGTSAEKWVPQFEAQGYEVKVQDLNSGLHAIRVTDHGLEGAADPRREGISIGE, from the coding sequence ATGCAGTGGATGATGAAATGGCTTGCTCTATCCGGACTAGCCATCACCTCAACAGCGTACGCTGTTGGTCAAGCGACCGATGCTTTTGCGCCTGAGCAAAGTACTGGTACTGAACACAAATCACTGGTGACATCAAAGCACTGGATGGTGAACGCCGCTAACCCTCACGCTTCAGAAGTGGGCGCACAAATTATGCGAGAAGGGGGCAATGCCATTGATGCCATGGTGTCAATGCAACTGATGCTAGGGTTAGTTGAGCCTCAATCCTCTGGTATTGGTGGTGGCGCATTTATGGTGTATTGGGATGCCAAAAAACAGAAGTTAACCTCGTTTGATGGCCGGGAGACTGCCCCTTTAGATGCCAAACCAAGTTTGTTCCTGGATGAGAAAGGCGAGCCTCTCAAATTTTATGATGCCGTTGTCGGTGGCCGCTCGGTAGGAACCCCAGGTGTGGTGAAACTACTGTGGGAAACACATCAACGCTATGGCAAACTTCCTTGGGAAAAACTGATTGAACCGATCGCGAAAGTGGCAGAAAACGGTTTTAAAATCAGTCCTCGTCTCGCGCAATTGATTGCTGGCGACCAAGAGAAACTCAGTCGTTATCCAGATACCCGTCGCTACTTCTTTAATGCTGATGGGTCACCAAAAACCGAAGGGACATTGCTGAAAAACCCTGAATACGCAGCAACCTTAAAAGCCATCGCCAAAGGCGGTGCGGATGCTTTCTATCAGGGCAAAATTGCACAAGATATCGTTGAACATGTGCAAACAGCCAAAGGTAACCCTGGCGTATTAAGCCAAAAAGACTTCGACACTTACCAAGTTAAGCAGCGTGAACCGGTTTGTACCGGTTACGAAAGCTATGATATCTGCGGCATGGGGCCACCTACCTCTGGCGGTATGACTGTTGGACAGATTGTGGCGATGACCCAATATTTCGATTTGCCGAAATGGGGGCCAAATGATGCTCGTTCATGGCAAGTGATTGCAGATGCTTCCCGTCTTGCTTTCGCTGACCGCGACCAATACATCGCTGATGAAGATTATGTTCCTGTTCCTAAAGAAGGGCTGCTTAATCGTGATTATCTCAAGCAACGTGCTGAGCTGATTCAACCGGGTAAAGCGCTAACCAAAGTGGAACCAGGTAAACCAGAATGGCAGCAAGCCCAAGTTCGTAGCCCTGATGAATCGATTGAGCTACCTTGTACCAGCCACTTCAACATCATCGACCGCGATGGCAACGTCGTTTCTATGACCACTTCCGTTGAAAACGTGTTTGGCTCACGCTTGATGGTGCATGGTTTTATCCTGAATAACGAACTGACCGACTTTTCGTTCCGTACGCAAGTCGATGGCAAGCCAGTGGCTAACCGAGTTGAACCGGGTAAACGTCCTCGCTCCTCTATGTCACCCATGATCATTCTGCATGATAAAAAACCTTACATGGCGATTGGTTCACCTGGTGGCAGTCGCATCATTGGTTATGTAGCGGAATCTCTGGTTGCCCACCTAGCATGGGGAATGGATATTCAACAAGCAGTGAGCCTGCCGCACATTCTCAACCGCTTTGGTCAAATGGAAATCGAGAAAGGCACATCGGCAGAAAAATGGGTTCCTCAATTTGAAGCCCAAGGTTATGAGGTTAAAGTGCAAGATCTCAACTCCGGTTTA
- a CDS encoding LysE family translocator, translating into MNDLHALLTLATVHFIALLSPGPDFALVVQNATRYGRKTGFYIALGLSFGILTHSILSLTGVSYLVHLHPTLFSLVRFAGGSYLLYLGLTALYGTVRHWYSPTAQTAISTQSGVSSRRIAFTRGYMTNLLNPKALVFFISLLSSLIPSDMSLPSKGAALVILWSLSLGWFGLLAWLLSTAKLQQKLHKVAKYIDGLCGLLFTSVGAIILYMSII; encoded by the coding sequence ATGAATGACTTACACGCTTTACTGACTCTTGCTACTGTCCACTTTATTGCTTTGCTAAGCCCAGGGCCGGACTTTGCTTTGGTGGTACAAAATGCCACTCGTTACGGAAGAAAAACCGGATTCTACATCGCCTTAGGGTTGTCATTTGGCATTTTAACCCACTCGATCTTAAGCCTTACTGGCGTGAGTTATTTGGTTCATCTGCATCCCACTTTATTTTCTTTAGTGCGTTTTGCGGGTGGCAGCTACTTGCTTTATCTTGGACTTACCGCGCTCTATGGCACAGTTCGTCATTGGTATTCGCCAACGGCACAAACAGCGATTTCAACCCAAAGTGGCGTATCAAGTCGTCGTATCGCCTTTACTCGTGGCTACATGACCAATTTACTCAATCCCAAAGCATTAGTGTTTTTTATCAGCTTGCTCTCCAGTTTGATTCCTAGCGATATGTCATTACCCAGCAAAGGCGCCGCTTTAGTCATTCTTTGGAGCCTGTCACTTGGGTGGTTTGGTCTGTTAGCTTGGCTACTTTCCACCGCCAAATTACAACAAAAATTGCACAAAGTGGCGAAGTACATTGATGGGCTGTGCGGACTACTCTTTACCTCGGTAGGCGCGATCATTCTGTATATGTCGATTATCTGA